In a single window of the Micromonospora inositola genome:
- a CDS encoding VOC family protein, with protein sequence MQVKIPVSDLSRSVTWYCRAFGLRLGWEFCETGVVRGAVLTDEHERFLLGLRHREVIPGQPEFPGFDLFSFGVASVEAMHNLIHHFDELGITHEPLFDRGPGGGVQLDVPDPDGTIIRLLSPFGEHPPFMGVEFPADGSPTFYDTPRLPNA encoded by the coding sequence CTGCAGGTCAAGATTCCCGTATCAGACCTGTCGCGCAGCGTCACCTGGTACTGCCGGGCGTTCGGGCTGCGCCTCGGCTGGGAGTTCTGCGAAACCGGCGTGGTGCGCGGTGCCGTCCTAACCGACGAGCACGAGCGCTTCCTCCTCGGTCTGCGTCACCGTGAAGTGATTCCCGGCCAGCCCGAGTTTCCTGGCTTCGACCTGTTCAGCTTCGGCGTCGCCTCCGTGGAGGCAATGCATAACCTGATACATCACTTCGACGAACTCGGGATCACCCACGAACCGCTTTTCGATCGCGGGCCTGGAGGCGGTGTCCAGCTCGACGTGCCGGACCCCGATGGCACCATCATCCGATTGCTGTCACCGTTCGGTGAGCATCCGCCATTCATGGGAGTCGAGTTCCCCGCCGACGGATCGCCAACCTTCTACGACACTCCACGGTTACCCAATGCCTAG
- a CDS encoding GntR family transcriptional regulator, with translation MIDPSADRAVFRQLADLLRDRITSGDLAPGASLPSELRLAQEYGLSRTSVRQAISLLRSEGLVIVEPPRGTFVRSMEPTETVTLRKGDTASARMPTPAERKELDIGEGVPVLVIFRADGSRELYPADRIRVGR, from the coding sequence GTGATCGACCCCAGCGCGGATCGCGCAGTGTTCCGGCAGCTCGCCGACCTGCTGCGTGACCGGATCACGTCCGGCGACCTGGCACCCGGCGCGTCGCTGCCCAGCGAGCTGCGGCTGGCTCAGGAGTATGGACTGAGCCGGACCAGCGTCCGGCAGGCCATCTCACTACTCCGGTCGGAAGGGCTCGTGATCGTCGAACCCCCGCGCGGCACCTTCGTCCGCAGCATGGAGCCGACCGAGACGGTGACCCTACGCAAGGGCGACACCGCCTCGGCCCGGATGCCCACCCCTGCCGAGCGCAAGGAGCTGGACATCGGCGAAGGCGTCCCTGTCCTGGTGATCTTCCGCGCCGACGGCTCCCGTGAGCTCTACCCCGCCGACCGCATCCGCGTCGGCCGCTGA
- a CDS encoding IS5 family transposase (programmed frameshift), translating to MVSDGLWQRVEPLLPQIERRQRYPGRRRIPDRQVLCGILFVLYTAIPWEFLPQELGFGSGMTCWRRLAEWHAAGVWQRLHEVLLAELHAAGKLDWSKAVIDASHVRALKGGPKTGPSPVDRARTGSKHHVITEGAGIPLAVSLTGGNRHDVTQLHTLIEAIPPVRGRRGRPRRRPDRLYADRGYDYDTHRRAVRAKGITPHIARRGTEHGSGLGVHRWVVEQTIALLHWFRRLRVRWEIRDDIHEAFMSLACAIICYRRLFR from the exons ATCGTGTCGGACGGGCTGTGGCAGCGCGTCGAGCCGTTGCTGCCCCAGATCGAGCGACGACAGCGTTATCCCGGCCGTAGGCGGATCCCGGATCGGCAGGTGCTGTGCGGGATCCTGTTCGTGCTCTACACGGCGATCCCGTGGGAGTTTCTGCCTCAGGAACTCGGGTTCGGCTCAGGCATGACGTGCTGGCGGCGCCTGGCCGAGTGGCACGCCGCCGGCGTGTGGCAGCGTCTGCACGAGGTCCTGCTCGCCGAGTTGCACGCCGCCGGCAAGCTCGACTGGTCCAAGGCGGTGATCGACGCATCCCACGTACGGGCGCTCAAGGGTGGCC CCAAAACCGGTCCGAGCCCGGTCGACCGCGCCAGGACCGGCTCGAAACACCATGTGATCACCGAAGGCGCGGGCATCCCGCTGGCCGTCAGCCTCACCGGCGGCAACCGGCACGACGTCACCCAACTACACACTCTCATCGAGGCCATCCCACCCGTGCGCGGCAGACGCGGACGGCCCCGCCGCCGACCCGACCGGCTCTACGCCGACCGCGGCTACGACTACGACACCCACCGCCGCGCCGTCCGGGCCAAGGGGATCACCCCACACATCGCCCGCCGCGGCACCGAACACGGCTCCGGCCTGGGCGTGCACCGGTGGGTCGTCGAACAAACCATCGCACTGCTGCACTGGTTCCGCCGGCTGCGCGTGCGGTGGGAGATCCGCGACGACATCCACGAAGCGTTCATGAGTCTGGCCTGCGCGATCATCTGCTACCGCAGACTCTTCAGATGA
- a CDS encoding VOC family protein: protein MTGSSSQGIKTVLHPVSDLATAKKVYAALLGVPPQTDEPYYVGFEAAGQHIGLVPGGGPQGMTSPVAYWHVPDIEAKLAEVSAAGATVKEPAHDVGGGRLVATVTDPDGNVLGLLQDR, encoded by the coding sequence ATGACCGGCTCTTCCAGCCAGGGAATCAAGACCGTGCTGCATCCCGTTTCCGACCTGGCGACGGCCAAGAAGGTGTACGCCGCCCTGCTCGGCGTACCGCCGCAGACCGACGAGCCCTACTACGTCGGCTTCGAGGCCGCGGGCCAGCACATCGGGCTGGTGCCGGGCGGTGGACCGCAGGGCATGACCTCGCCGGTGGCCTACTGGCACGTGCCGGACATCGAGGCGAAACTGGCCGAGGTGTCCGCCGCGGGTGCCACCGTGAAGGAGCCCGCGCACGACGTCGGTGGCGGCCGCCTGGTGGCCACCGTCACCGACCCCGATGGCAACGTCCTCGGGCTGCTTCAGGACCGATGA
- a CDS encoding ATP-binding cassette domain-containing protein has product MATRMDTQSPAQHVADSHDLIRVHGARVNNLKDVSVELPKRRLTVFTGVSGSGKSSLVFATIAAESQRMINETYSAFVQGFMPTLARPEVDVLDGLTTAIIVDQERMGTDPRSTVGTATDANAMLRILFSRLGKPHIGSPQAFSFNVASISGAGAVTLERAGRAVKERRSFSITGGMCPRCEGRGSVNDIDLSQLYDDSKSLNEGALTIPGYSMDGWYGRIFTGCGFFDPDKPIRKFTKKQLHDLLYKEPTKIKVDGINLTYEGLIPRIQKSMLSKDVDSLQPHIRAFVERAVTFTTCPDCGGTRLSEEARSSKIDGINIADACAMQISDLAEWVGGLAEPSVAPLLTALRHTLDSFVEIGLGYLSLDRPSGTLSGGEAQRTKMIRHLGSSLTDVTYVFDEPTIGLHPHDIQRMNDLLLQLRDKGNTVLVVEHKPEAIAIADHVVDLGPRAGTEGGEVVFEGTVEGLRASDTLTGRHLDDRASLKPSVRTPSGTLEVRGAGTHNLRDVDVDIPLGVLVVVTGVAGSGKSSLIHGSVSGRDGVVSVDQTSIRGSRRSNPATYTGLLDPIRKAFAKANGVKPALFSANSEGACPACNGAGVIYTDLGMMAGVATVCEVCDGKRFQAEVLEYKFGGRDISEVLAMSVAEAEEFFGVGEARTPAAHKILTHLADVGLGYLTLGQPLTTLSGGERQRIKLATRMAEKGGVYVLDEPTAGLHLADVEQLLGLLDRLVDAGKSVIVIEHHQAVMAHADWIIDLGPGAGHDGGRIVFEGTPADLVAARSTLTGKHLAAYVGT; this is encoded by the coding sequence ATGGCCACGAGGATGGACACGCAGTCGCCTGCGCAGCACGTTGCCGACAGCCACGATCTGATCCGCGTGCACGGCGCGCGCGTGAACAACCTCAAGGATGTCAGCGTCGAGCTCCCGAAGCGCCGGCTGACGGTGTTCACTGGCGTCTCCGGCTCGGGCAAGAGCTCGCTGGTGTTCGCCACGATCGCCGCTGAGTCGCAGCGGATGATCAACGAGACGTACAGCGCCTTCGTGCAGGGCTTCATGCCGACGCTGGCCCGGCCCGAGGTCGACGTGCTCGACGGGCTGACGACCGCGATCATCGTGGACCAGGAGCGGATGGGCACCGACCCCCGCTCCACGGTCGGCACCGCCACCGACGCCAACGCGATGCTGCGCATCCTCTTCAGCCGGCTCGGGAAGCCGCACATCGGCTCGCCCCAGGCGTTCTCCTTCAACGTCGCCTCGATCAGTGGCGCGGGTGCAGTCACCCTGGAGCGCGCCGGACGGGCCGTGAAGGAGCGTCGCAGCTTCAGCATCACCGGCGGCATGTGCCCGCGCTGCGAGGGTCGGGGCTCGGTCAACGACATCGACCTGTCCCAGCTGTACGACGACAGCAAGTCGCTCAACGAGGGTGCGCTCACGATCCCCGGCTACAGCATGGACGGCTGGTACGGCCGCATCTTCACCGGCTGCGGCTTTTTCGACCCGGACAAGCCGATCCGCAAGTTCACCAAGAAGCAGCTGCACGATCTGCTCTACAAGGAGCCGACCAAGATCAAGGTCGACGGCATCAACTTGACCTACGAGGGACTGATCCCGAGGATCCAGAAGTCGATGCTGTCCAAGGACGTCGACTCGCTGCAGCCCCACATCCGCGCCTTCGTGGAGCGGGCGGTGACGTTCACCACCTGCCCCGACTGCGGAGGCACCCGGCTCAGCGAGGAGGCTCGATCGTCGAAGATCGACGGGATCAACATCGCCGACGCCTGTGCGATGCAGATCAGCGACCTTGCCGAGTGGGTGGGGGGTCTGGCCGAACCGTCCGTCGCGCCGCTGCTGACGGCGCTGCGGCACACCCTCGACTCGTTCGTCGAGATCGGGCTGGGCTACCTCTCGCTCGACCGGCCGTCGGGCACGCTGTCGGGCGGCGAGGCGCAGCGCACCAAGATGATCCGGCACCTCGGGTCGTCGCTCACCGACGTCACCTACGTCTTCGACGAGCCGACGATCGGGCTGCACCCCCACGACATCCAGCGGATGAACGACCTGCTGCTGCAGCTGCGCGACAAGGGCAACACCGTGCTGGTCGTGGAGCACAAGCCGGAGGCGATCGCGATCGCCGACCACGTCGTCGACCTCGGCCCGCGCGCCGGCACCGAGGGCGGCGAGGTGGTGTTCGAAGGCACCGTCGAGGGGCTGCGGGCCAGTGACACGCTCACCGGGCGGCACCTGGACGACCGGGCGTCCCTGAAGCCGTCGGTGCGGACACCGTCGGGGACGCTGGAGGTGCGCGGGGCGGGCACCCACAACCTGCGGGACGTCGACGTCGACATCCCGCTCGGCGTGCTGGTCGTGGTGACCGGGGTGGCGGGCTCGGGCAAGAGCTCGCTGATCCACGGCTCGGTGTCCGGGCGGGACGGGGTGGTGTCGGTCGACCAGACCTCGATCCGCGGCTCCCGGCGGAGCAACCCGGCGACGTACACGGGACTGCTCGACCCGATCCGCAAGGCGTTCGCGAAGGCCAACGGCGTGAAGCCGGCGCTGTTCAGCGCCAACTCCGAGGGTGCCTGCCCCGCCTGCAACGGCGCCGGCGTCATCTACACCGACCTGGGGATGATGGCCGGGGTGGCCACCGTCTGCGAGGTGTGCGACGGGAAGCGGTTCCAGGCCGAGGTGCTCGAGTACAAGTTCGGGGGCCGTGACATCAGCGAGGTGCTCGCGATGTCGGTGGCCGAGGCCGAGGAGTTCTTCGGCGTCGGTGAGGCCCGCACGCCCGCCGCCCACAAGATCCTCACCCACCTGGCCGACGTCGGGCTCGGCTACCTCACCCTCGGCCAGCCGCTCACGACGCTGTCCGGCGGTGAGCGGCAACGGATCAAGCTGGCCACGCGCATGGCCGAGAAGGGCGGCGTCTACGTCCTGGACGAGCCGACCGCCGGCCTCCACCTCGCCGACGTCGAACAGCTGCTCGGCCTGCTCGACCGGCTGGTCGACGCCGGCAAGTCGGTCATCGTCATCGAGCACCACCAGGCGGTCATGGCGCACGCCGACTGGATCATCGACCTCGGCCCCGGCGCCGGCCACGACGGCGGCCGGATCGTCTTCGAGGGCACACCCGCCGACCTCGTCGCCGCCCGCTCCACCCTCACCGGCAAGCACCTCGCGGCCTACGTCGGCACCTGA